ACGCCACCTTGGTCGTACCATCGCGCAGCTCGAAATAGATTTCCGCTTCCTTGGGGTTCTTATTGCTCTCGCCGGCGAAGTCTTCGTTCTCCAGCCGCGCAAAGTCGACTTCCTGATTGCGCCCGCCGAACGTCCGCAGTGCCTTCGTCTGCCGGAAGAAGGCGTTCATGCCCCAGAACTGATCCTGCTTCCATTCGTTGAACGGGTGGTTGTGGCACTGCGTGCATTGCACTTGCAGGCCGAGGAAATAACGAGCGGTCTTGGCCGTGGCCGTGGCCGCGTTTTCCTGCAGATTGTCGAGCAGGAAGTTCACCGCGCCGTTGTAGTTCTCTTCGCCCGGCTTGCTGCAGCCGGTGGCACTGACCAGTTCCGACACCATCGCGTCGTAGCTTTTGTTCTTCAAGAACGAGCGCCGCAGGTACTGCTGCATACCTTCGCGGTTCACCAGCCGACGCCGATCGCGCTGCGCCGGCGGACGACCAATCAGCAGATTGGTCCAGATGGCCGTCCAGTTGCGGGCGTATTCTTCGGTGTACTTGTCCGACTCGAGCAGCTTCTCGACCAGAGCCCGTCGCTTGGCGGCCCCTTTTTCTTTGCTCGCGGCGTAGGCCGTTAATTCATCGACCGTGGGGATACGACCGAGCACGTCGAGGTACACGCGCCGGCACCACTCACCGTCGGTAGCGACGGGCGAAGCGCTGATGCCCGCGTCTTTCCAACCTTGGCGAATCGCGGCGTCGATCCCGGCGATGATCTCGGCGTCGGTCGTACGGCTGGAGGGTTCCGCGGGTGCTTCGAGCTTGCCGTCGGCCTTCTCGACTCGATCGGCAGCCGTCGCGGTTGCGGCGACAGGGATCGTTCGGCTCGTCGTCTTGTCGGCGGCCGAGGCCAGAGCACTTCCGAAAGCTAGAAGGAGCAGTCCCGCGACTGCAGCGCACTTGCAGTTGGTGGGTTGAGTGGCCAAGGCAGAACCGATCCCTGCTGCCCGCAGAATTGGTGGAATACAGCTAGAAAATCGCGGTCGAACAACCACCGCACACGCTCGATTCTAAGCCCGGTGACGCCGTCGGTCACCATTCCGAAACCGGTCGAAAAATTTTTTGATTTTTTGATTCCGACGAGGCTAAGCGGGATAAGTTTGGCCTCAATCCTCCCAAAACGAAACAGTCCAAAGTGTATCGTTTTGCAACACATGTACGAAAACGATACAAGATACAAACGGAACGAGTCGAGAACCGTCTGCCCTTAGGAGGTTCTCGACTCGTTAGTTTTAGCGGTAGGTCGCCGGTGCCTCGCTTACCGGCCGAAGTTGGATTTTAGGGCTTGCGCGACCCTGCATCTGGTTGGTGCTCACCCAACATTTACCGCATTACCGTTTGCGCCCCTGACCTCTTCTCGAACCGGCCCCGTTGCTATGCTCTGTTCCGAGCCTCTTCG
Above is a genomic segment from Pirellulales bacterium containing:
- a CDS encoding DUF1549 domain-containing protein, with the protein product MATQPTNCKCAAVAGLLLLAFGSALASAADKTTSRTIPVAATATAADRVEKADGKLEAPAEPSSRTTDAEIIAGIDAAIRQGWKDAGISASPVATDGEWCRRVYLDVLGRIPTVDELTAYAASKEKGAAKRRALVEKLLESDKYTEEYARNWTAIWTNLLIGRPPAQRDRRRLVNREGMQQYLRRSFLKNKSYDAMVSELVSATGCSKPGEENYNGAVNFLLDNLQENAATATAKTARYFLGLQVQCTQCHNHPFNEWKQDQFWGMNAFFRQTKALRTFGGRNQEVDFARLENEDFAGESNKNPKEAEIYFELRDGTTKVAYPTFVDGTQINRSGYADEVNRREELAKLIVRSEYLGKAIVNRMWAHFLGYGFTKPIDDLGPHNAASHPELLETLGREFSAHGHDLKQLIRWITLSEAYSLSSKMGSKNKRDDPALGEKPLFSHFYLRQMRAEELYESLLVATEADKTKGTFEQQEKTKGTWLEQFTIAFGTDEGDDTTTFNGTIPQTLMMMNGDLIQNATKDEPGSFLYKVANSNMRPNQKIDVLYLSALARKPTAGEMQMANAVVAARGGDGMAALQDIWWVLLNSNEFILNH